In Pseudomonas asiatica, the following are encoded in one genomic region:
- a CDS encoding endonuclease/exonuclease/phosphatase family protein: MNRTLPAPHGIIDKITAVRRLNVLTLNVHKGFTFFNRRFILPELREAVRATGADLVFLQEVHGSHQQHALRHPAWPDTPQYEFLADSMWPQFAYGRNAVYPHGDHGNALLSKFPISRFDNLDVSVQGNEQRGLLHCQLEVPGHDQVHAVCVHLGLREAHRQRQVKLLLDLLDSLPPKAPVIIAGDFNDWRLKADAVLCEHLVEAFGEHFGTPARSFPARLPLLRLDRIYLRNAMPGTAQVLSKYPWSHLSDHAPLAAEIKL; the protein is encoded by the coding sequence GTGAACAGGACCCTGCCTGCCCCGCACGGCATCATCGACAAGATCACCGCCGTGCGTCGGCTGAATGTACTGACGTTGAACGTGCACAAGGGCTTCACCTTCTTCAACCGGCGCTTCATCCTGCCCGAGTTGCGCGAAGCCGTGCGCGCCACCGGCGCCGACCTGGTGTTCCTGCAGGAAGTGCACGGTAGCCACCAGCAACATGCCCTGCGCCACCCGGCCTGGCCGGATACGCCACAGTACGAGTTCCTGGCCGACAGCATGTGGCCGCAGTTCGCCTACGGCCGCAATGCGGTGTACCCCCATGGGGACCACGGCAACGCGCTGCTGTCGAAATTCCCCATCAGCCGCTTCGACAACCTGGACGTCTCGGTGCAGGGCAACGAGCAGCGCGGGCTGCTGCACTGCCAGCTGGAGGTGCCGGGCCATGACCAGGTGCATGCGGTGTGCGTGCACCTCGGCCTGCGCGAGGCCCACCGGCAACGCCAGGTAAAGCTGCTGCTGGACCTGCTCGACAGCCTGCCGCCCAAGGCGCCGGTAATCATCGCCGGCGATTTCAACGATTGGCGGCTGAAGGCCGATGCCGTGCTGTGCGAACACCTGGTAGAGGCCTTCGGCGAGCACTTCGGCACCCCGGCGCGCAGTTTTCCGGCGCGTCTGCCGCTGTTGCGCCTGGACCGCATCTACCTGCGCAATGCCATGCCCGGCACGGCCCAGGTTTTGTCGAAGTACCCGTGGTCGCACCTTTCCGACCACGCCCCTCTGGCTGCGGAGATCAAACTGTGA
- the clsB gene encoding cardiolipin synthase ClsB, whose translation MNRPWVDGNSVQLLINGEQYYPRVFEAMAQAREEILLETFIIFDDKVGQQLQQVLIDAAQRGVRVEVAVDGYGTADLPDTFIAAMTDAGVSFHAFDPQPRLVGMRTNLFRRLHRKIVVVDGERAFIGGINYSADHLGDFGAMAKQDYAVEVAGPVVAQVHAASKRLMSPVLQPPSAVRPLTEPAGTCSAVLVERDNGVRSTDIEAHYLQAFRSARQRIVVANAYFFPGYRLMRELRNASRRGVEVRLILQGQPDMRWVRALSRLLYNYLLRDGVAIHEYCQRPLHGKVALVDDEWATVGSSNLDPLSLSFNLEANLFIRDRAFNQQLNQHLQQLAREQCKPVTLERMVRGYWWRAPLIFVCFHVIRHFPRIAGWFPAHRQHLRSVQPEAEAQGDYHEGQT comes from the coding sequence GTGAACCGACCCTGGGTAGACGGCAACAGCGTGCAGTTGCTGATCAATGGCGAGCAATACTACCCCCGCGTGTTCGAGGCCATGGCCCAGGCACGGGAGGAAATCCTGCTGGAGACCTTCATCATCTTCGATGACAAGGTTGGCCAGCAATTGCAGCAGGTCCTGATCGATGCCGCCCAACGCGGCGTACGTGTCGAAGTGGCCGTGGATGGCTATGGCACGGCCGACCTGCCCGACACCTTCATTGCGGCCATGACCGATGCCGGGGTCAGTTTCCACGCCTTCGACCCTCAGCCGAGGCTGGTGGGCATGCGCACCAACCTGTTCCGGCGCCTGCACCGCAAGATCGTGGTCGTCGATGGCGAGCGGGCCTTCATTGGCGGCATCAACTACAGCGCCGACCACCTGGGCGACTTTGGTGCCATGGCCAAGCAGGACTATGCCGTGGAAGTCGCCGGCCCGGTGGTGGCGCAGGTGCATGCCGCCAGCAAGCGCCTGATGTCGCCGGTGCTGCAGCCGCCCAGCGCCGTACGCCCGCTGACCGAGCCTGCCGGTACCTGCAGCGCCGTGCTGGTCGAGCGCGACAACGGGGTGCGCAGCACCGATATCGAGGCCCACTACCTGCAGGCGTTTCGCAGCGCCCGGCAGCGCATCGTGGTGGCCAACGCGTATTTCTTCCCGGGTTACCGGCTGATGCGTGAACTGCGCAATGCGTCCCGGCGTGGCGTGGAGGTGCGGCTGATCCTGCAGGGCCAGCCAGACATGCGCTGGGTGCGGGCGCTGTCGCGGCTGTTGTACAACTACCTGCTGCGCGATGGTGTGGCCATTCACGAGTATTGCCAGCGGCCGCTGCACGGCAAGGTGGCGCTGGTGGACGATGAGTGGGCCACGGTCGGCTCCAGCAACCTGGACCCGCTCAGCCTGTCGTTCAACCTGGAAGCCAACCTGTTCATCCGTGATCGCGCCTTCAACCAGCAGCTCAACCAGCACCTGCAGCAGCTGGCCCGCGAACAATGCAAGCCGGTCACCCTGGAACGCATGGTTCGCGGCTACTGGTGGCGGGCGCCACTGATTTTCGTGTGCTTCCACGTGATCCGCCATTTCCCGCGGATTGCCGGCTGGTTCCCGGCGCACCGCCAGCACCTGCGCTCGGTGCAGCCGGAGGCCGAGGCACAGGGTGACTACCACGAGGGCCAAACCTGA
- a CDS encoding lysylphosphatidylglycerol synthase domain-containing protein, translating to MARKHWKTWGKRLFTLAFLILIPALLYLLARNLDWNEVRQSLLAYKPGTLAIGLALAGCSYLTFASYDLLARAYTGHHLPARQVLPVAFVCYAFNLNFTTWVGGVALRYRLYSRLGLDTATITRILTLGLLTNWMGYMLLAGTVFALRLVELPANWAVGASGLQLIGVVLLAIAAGYLLACGFAKKRTWRWRDHEVTLPSLRLALCQVVLGASNWALMALLIFWLLPGEAFYPSILGILLISCVAGVVAHIPAGLGVLETVFLALLHGQLAQGTLVAALLGYRTLYYLVPLLLAVLVYLILEKRAKAMRRRDKPA from the coding sequence ATGGCGCGTAAACACTGGAAAACCTGGGGCAAGCGGCTGTTCACCCTGGCATTCCTGATCCTGATCCCTGCGCTGTTGTACCTGCTGGCGCGCAACCTGGACTGGAACGAGGTGCGCCAGTCGTTGCTGGCCTACAAGCCCGGCACCCTGGCCATAGGCCTGGCGCTGGCCGGGTGCAGCTACCTGACGTTCGCCAGCTACGACCTGCTGGCTCGGGCCTACACCGGCCACCACCTGCCGGCACGCCAGGTTTTGCCAGTGGCCTTCGTGTGCTATGCCTTCAACCTCAACTTCACCACCTGGGTGGGTGGCGTTGCCTTGCGCTACCGGCTTTACAGCCGCCTGGGCCTGGACACGGCTACCATCACCCGTATCCTCACCCTGGGCCTGCTGACCAACTGGATGGGCTACATGCTGCTGGCTGGCACCGTGTTCGCCTTGCGCCTGGTCGAGCTGCCCGCCAACTGGGCGGTCGGTGCCAGCGGCCTGCAACTGATCGGCGTGGTGTTGCTGGCGATTGCCGCTGGCTACCTGCTGGCCTGTGGCTTCGCCAAAAAGCGTACCTGGCGCTGGCGCGACCATGAGGTAACGCTGCCGTCGCTGCGCCTGGCGCTGTGCCAGGTTGTACTGGGTGCCAGCAACTGGGCGCTGATGGCGCTGCTGATCTTCTGGTTGCTGCCTGGCGAAGCCTTCTACCCGTCGATTCTTGGCATCCTGCTGATCAGCTGCGTTGCTGGTGTGGTTGCGCATATCCCGGCCGGGCTGGGTGTGCTGGAAACGGTGTTCCTGGCCCTGCTGCATGGGCAGCTCGCCCAGGGCACGCTGGTGGCGGCCCTGCTGGGCTACCGCACGCTGTACTACCTGGTGCCGCTGTTGCTGGCGGTGCTTGTCTACCTGATCCTCGAGAAACGCGCCAAGGCCATGCGCCGGCGCGACAAGCCTGCCTAG
- a CDS encoding ATP-dependent Clp protease proteolytic subunit codes for MARHIVHFTGPINSSTCGNLINTCSRALQQGADALQLNIATMGGECSYGFTLYNFLRALPVEVHTHNLGTVESMGNIIFLAGERRTACSYSKFLFHPFHWTLHGSVDHSRMAEYAMSLDYDLRLYAQIVAERTEGADEVLDVPRYLMAYPRILGPREALANGMIHAIDEMPIEVEACQWSVHA; via the coding sequence ATGGCCAGACATATCGTCCACTTCACCGGGCCTATCAATTCATCCACCTGCGGCAACCTGATCAACACCTGTTCGCGGGCGTTGCAGCAGGGCGCCGACGCCCTGCAACTGAACATCGCTACCATGGGCGGCGAGTGCAGCTACGGGTTTACCTTGTACAACTTTCTGCGGGCGTTACCGGTCGAGGTGCATACCCACAACCTGGGCACGGTGGAATCCATGGGCAACATCATCTTCCTGGCCGGGGAACGGCGCACGGCATGCAGTTACAGCAAGTTCCTGTTTCATCCTTTCCACTGGACCTTGCATGGCTCGGTCGACCACTCACGCATGGCTGAATACGCGATGAGCCTGGATTATGACCTGCGGCTGTACGCGCAAATCGTCGCCGAGCGGACCGAAGGGGCGGACGAGGTGCTGGATGTACCGCGGTATCTGATGGCCTACCCGCGGATACTCGGGCCCCGGGAGGCATTGGCGAACGGGATGATCCATGCCATAGACGAGATGCCGATCGAGGTGGAGGCTTGTCAGTGGAGTGTGCATGCCTAG
- a CDS encoding metallothionein: MNELRCACADCSCTVDANALRLEGKVYCCEACANGHRNGEPCRMPDCQCGEKTKESAVDNALDETFPASDPISP; the protein is encoded by the coding sequence ATGAACGAGTTGCGTTGTGCCTGTGCAGATTGTTCCTGCACCGTGGATGCCAATGCCTTGCGGCTCGAAGGCAAGGTGTATTGCTGCGAGGCCTGTGCCAACGGGCATCGCAATGGCGAGCCGTGCCGGATGCCGGATTGCCAATGCGGGGAAAAAACCAAGGAAAGCGCCGTGGACAATGCGCTGGACGAGACTTTCCCGGCGAGTGACCCGATTTCGCCCTGA
- a CDS encoding NUDIX hydrolase, with the protein MKPVKHRATIICRHGKQTHKWLWVRKPNAAWTLPGGRIEPGETPVQAAERELLEETGLQAESLTLLMRHEAAERMHYVFEAEFADAPHPKALREIADCRFAHPDQVPMLKDEIKLLIRSLLACDRAMAASVR; encoded by the coding sequence ATGAAACCAGTCAAGCATCGCGCAACGATCATCTGCCGGCATGGCAAACAAACCCATAAATGGCTGTGGGTGAGAAAGCCCAACGCCGCCTGGACCCTGCCCGGCGGCAGGATCGAGCCCGGCGAGACGCCAGTACAGGCAGCGGAGCGTGAATTGCTTGAGGAAACCGGGTTGCAGGCAGAATCGCTGACCCTGCTGATGCGCCACGAAGCGGCAGAGCGCATGCATTATGTGTTCGAAGCGGAGTTCGCCGACGCCCCACATCCCAAGGCGCTGCGTGAAATTGCTGATTGCCGGTTCGCCCACCCGGACCAGGTGCCCATGCTCAAGGACGAGATCAAGCTGCTGATCCGCTCGTTGCTGGCGTGTGACCGGGCAATGGCAGCGTCAGTGAGGTAG
- a CDS encoding con-10 family general stress protein gives MAQDQERTSQRGGTKETNPGNFANDRERASRAGHKGGQASGGNFANDRQRASEAGRKGGQNSHGGGRQQ, from the coding sequence ATGGCGCAGGATCAAGAGCGAACCAGCCAGCGCGGCGGCACCAAGGAAACCAACCCTGGCAATTTTGCCAATGACCGGGAACGGGCCTCCCGCGCGGGGCACAAGGGTGGGCAGGCTTCTGGCGGCAACTTCGCCAACGACCGCCAACGGGCATCGGAGGCCGGTCGCAAGGGCGGCCAGAACAGCCACGGCGGGGGCCGCCAACAGTGA
- a CDS encoding DUF72 domain-containing protein: MSDIRIGISGWRYGPWRKDFYPKGLPQDDELAFASRAVNSIEINGSFYSLQTPERYQGWHDQTPPGFVFAVKAPRYITHVRRLKDIEEAMANFFASGPLLLGKKLGPFLWQFPPNMKFDEGRFARFLELLPHSRKEARECAQGCAQRLKDNGSTDIKGNARLRHAVEIRNESFLCEAFIKLLRKHQVALVVADSAGKWPYVEDLTADFVYMRLHGDVELYSSGYTAQALRRWKQRIQHWSQGRQADDAQLVVPGPPPRRAARDVYCYFDNDQKVHAPYDARRLLQKLSLDHELMTEPGVVPEVTL, encoded by the coding sequence GTGAGCGATATCCGCATCGGCATCTCCGGTTGGCGCTACGGCCCGTGGCGCAAGGACTTCTACCCGAAGGGCCTACCCCAGGACGACGAACTGGCGTTCGCTTCGCGGGCGGTCAACAGCATTGAAATCAACGGCTCGTTCTACAGCCTGCAAACACCCGAACGCTACCAGGGCTGGCATGACCAGACGCCGCCCGGCTTCGTGTTCGCGGTAAAAGCCCCGCGCTACATCACCCATGTACGGCGGCTCAAGGACATCGAAGAAGCCATGGCCAATTTTTTCGCATCCGGGCCGCTGCTGCTCGGCAAGAAGCTGGGCCCGTTCCTGTGGCAGTTTCCGCCGAACATGAAGTTCGACGAAGGCCGCTTCGCCCGTTTTCTCGAACTGCTACCGCACAGCCGCAAGGAGGCCCGCGAATGCGCACAGGGGTGTGCGCAGCGCCTGAAGGACAACGGCAGCACCGATATCAAGGGCAACGCACGGCTGCGCCACGCGGTGGAAATCCGCAACGAAAGCTTTTTGTGCGAAGCCTTCATCAAGTTGCTGCGCAAGCACCAGGTAGCGCTGGTAGTGGCCGACAGTGCCGGTAAATGGCCCTATGTCGAGGACCTTACCGCCGACTTCGTGTACATGCGCCTGCATGGCGATGTCGAGCTGTACAGCAGTGGCTATACCGCTCAGGCGCTGCGGCGCTGGAAGCAGCGCATCCAGCACTGGAGCCAGGGCCGCCAGGCCGACGATGCCCAGCTGGTGGTGCCTGGGCCGCCACCACGGCGCGCTGCCCGGGACGTCTACTGCTATTTCGACAACGACCAGAAAGTCCATGCGCCTTATGACGCCCGGCGCCTGTTGCAGAAGCTGTCGCTGGACCATGAACTGATGACCGAGCCTGGCGTGGTGCCGGAGGTGACCCTGTGA
- a CDS encoding low affinity iron permease family protein, with protein MKFDRFAQWLANWAGRPLTFGIACLLILIWAVTGPLFGFNDTWQLVINTSTTIITFLMVFLIQNTQNRDNDELHIKIDELLRTTQKAHKALLDLEDMDPAELHALRKQYRQMAGQGDDAHSTKE; from the coding sequence ATGAAATTCGACCGTTTCGCCCAATGGCTGGCCAATTGGGCCGGCCGCCCGCTGACTTTTGGCATCGCCTGCCTGCTGATCCTGATCTGGGCAGTGACCGGGCCGCTGTTCGGCTTCAACGACACCTGGCAACTGGTGATCAACACCTCGACCACCATCATCACGTTTCTCATGGTGTTCCTGATCCAGAACACCCAGAACCGCGACAACGACGAACTGCACATCAAGATCGATGAGCTGTTGCGCACAACCCAAAAGGCGCACAAGGCGCTGCTGGACCTTGAAGACATGGATCCGGCCGAGCTGCATGCCCTGCGCAAGCAATACCGGCAGATGGCCGGGCAGGGTGACGATGCGCATTCAACCAAGGAATGA
- a CDS encoding CheR family methyltransferase: MKSSPKQPASPQNPALSPSHLDFPVVGIGASAGGLEAICTLFRQMPSDCGMAFVVVLHLSPDHQSVADRIIQETTQMPVRQVTEPVPIERNHIYVISPANRLSTNDGYLRVTPANRRRGDHVAIDLFFRDLADVHKDHAFCVVLSGTGADGAVGLSRIKEQGGVTLAQTPDDAQYDSMPRAAIETGMVDLVLPAAEMPQKLLELWRNARQVRLPEIEDDTLPPALGTRVGDAQASEPMLEEILLQLRSNTGHDFQHYKRATVLRRIERRLHVTGQADLAAYLHYLEQHPAESRALLADMLIGVTNFFRDREAFEALERHVLPQLVCERDPAEGADEIRVWSAGCSTGEEAYSLAMLVCEQLALEQRSHKVQVFATDLDERAIGIARSGSYPEAIVTDVPPSRLRQFFVKEDQHYRVRKEVREKVLFARHNLLSDPPFSQIDLIVCRNLLIYLDREVQRDILQMFHFALRPGGYLFLGSSESADVANELFAPVDKRNRIFRALDASNTGRRSGRQLPGTSAAGRPPEALAKAKPGRKPSFADLHYRALARRMPPSLIVDIDGNILHMSEGVGRFLQVAGGEPSRSLLNLVLPPLRLALRSTLFQARQGTEAVTSRPVDLAETMGKLQVEITVQPYKDDLSASDCLLVVFEERAPDPSLPLPGVIRQTDSMVLHNLERELQRTRLQLQETIEQSEVSSEELTASNEEMQAINEELRSASEELETSKEELQSINEELLTVNYELKNKVEETDKVNDYLSNLIACTEIATVFVDRNLHIRWFTPRATDLFNILPVDTGRSLLDITHCLDYPALADDARAVAQGEAVIEREIGGQSDHWYLARLLPYRSSEQKIDGTVLTFIDISSSHAAEERVRLGEERLSKQLAETQSTNHMKDEFFAVMSHELKHPLNLIQLNAEILRRLPSLRNISAASKAVGTICDAVTSQARIIDDLLDVARIRTGKLKLKTQPVDLLALLQGIHDVVVSEQHPCPVRLELPADTLPVMIEGDVTRLEQIIWNLLNNALKFSPAGNEIRLVLSHDENHARLQVIDHGVGLSHDSLEHIFDLFSQATPQQASHSREGLGIGLSLVRQLVEAHGGSVRAKSPGLGLGCTFEVTLPLCDTQLPQREQGSEPLSEGRLNGIRVLLVDDSVEVLAVMQELLEMESATVNAFSKPREALDAAAGEEYDIILSDIGMPVMDGHALIKALRGYVHLRHTPAIALTGYGASADQYKSRQSGFDRHLNKPVGYDELVEAIEALSGSVPY, encoded by the coding sequence ATGAAGTCGTCCCCTAAGCAACCTGCCTCGCCCCAGAACCCGGCACTCAGCCCCAGCCACCTGGATTTCCCGGTGGTTGGCATCGGTGCATCGGCAGGCGGCCTGGAAGCGATCTGTACGCTGTTCCGGCAAATGCCCAGCGATTGCGGCATGGCCTTCGTCGTGGTCCTGCACCTGTCCCCCGACCACCAGAGCGTCGCCGACCGCATCATCCAGGAGACCACGCAAATGCCGGTGCGCCAGGTGACCGAGCCGGTGCCCATCGAGCGCAACCATATCTACGTGATTTCACCGGCCAATCGCCTGTCCACCAACGACGGCTACCTGCGGGTGACCCCGGCCAACCGGCGCCGTGGCGACCACGTGGCCATCGACCTGTTCTTCCGTGACCTGGCTGATGTGCACAAGGACCACGCCTTCTGCGTGGTGTTGTCCGGTACCGGTGCCGATGGCGCCGTGGGCCTGTCGCGGATCAAGGAGCAAGGCGGTGTGACCCTGGCGCAGACACCGGACGACGCCCAGTACGACAGCATGCCCCGCGCCGCCATCGAGACCGGCATGGTCGACCTGGTGCTGCCGGCGGCAGAAATGCCGCAGAAGCTGCTGGAGCTGTGGCGCAATGCCCGCCAGGTCCGGCTCCCGGAAATCGAAGACGATACCCTGCCTCCGGCCTTGGGCACCCGTGTCGGCGATGCCCAGGCCAGCGAGCCGATGCTCGAAGAGATCCTGCTGCAGTTGCGCAGCAATACCGGCCACGACTTCCAGCACTACAAGCGCGCCACGGTACTGCGACGCATCGAGCGCCGCCTGCATGTGACCGGCCAGGCAGACCTTGCGGCCTACCTGCATTACCTGGAACAGCACCCAGCGGAATCCCGGGCATTGCTGGCCGACATGCTGATTGGCGTGACCAATTTCTTCCGCGACCGCGAAGCCTTCGAAGCCCTGGAGCGCCATGTGCTGCCGCAGCTGGTCTGCGAACGCGACCCGGCCGAGGGCGCAGACGAGATACGCGTGTGGTCGGCCGGCTGCTCCACCGGCGAAGAGGCGTACAGCCTCGCCATGCTGGTTTGCGAGCAGCTGGCACTGGAGCAGCGCTCGCACAAGGTACAGGTGTTCGCCACCGACCTGGACGAACGCGCCATCGGCATCGCCCGCAGTGGCTCATACCCCGAGGCGATCGTCACCGACGTGCCGCCCAGCCGGCTGCGCCAGTTCTTCGTCAAGGAAGACCAGCATTACCGGGTGCGCAAAGAGGTTCGCGAAAAGGTGCTGTTCGCCCGGCACAACCTGCTGTCGGACCCACCGTTCTCGCAGATCGACCTGATTGTCTGCCGTAACCTGCTGATCTACCTGGACCGCGAGGTGCAGCGTGACATCCTGCAGATGTTCCACTTTGCCCTGCGCCCGGGTGGCTACCTGTTCCTCGGTTCGTCGGAGTCGGCCGACGTGGCCAATGAACTGTTCGCCCCGGTGGACAAGCGCAATCGCATTTTCCGCGCACTCGATGCCAGCAATACCGGCCGCCGTTCCGGCCGTCAGCTGCCCGGCACTTCTGCCGCCGGCAGGCCCCCGGAAGCGCTGGCCAAGGCCAAGCCGGGGCGCAAGCCATCGTTCGCCGACCTGCACTACCGCGCCCTGGCGCGTCGCATGCCGCCCAGCCTGATCGTCGATATCGATGGCAATATCCTGCACATGAGCGAAGGCGTGGGGCGTTTCCTGCAAGTGGCCGGTGGCGAACCGAGCCGCAGCTTGCTCAACCTGGTGCTGCCGCCCCTGCGCCTGGCCCTGCGCAGCACCTTGTTCCAGGCGCGCCAGGGGACCGAGGCGGTCACCTCGCGCCCTGTCGACCTGGCGGAAACCATGGGCAAACTGCAGGTGGAAATCACCGTGCAGCCGTACAAGGACGACCTCAGCGCCAGCGATTGCCTGCTGGTGGTGTTCGAGGAACGCGCGCCCGACCCGTCCCTGCCGTTACCCGGCGTCATCCGCCAGACCGACAGCATGGTGCTGCACAACCTCGAACGCGAACTGCAGCGCACTCGCCTGCAACTGCAGGAAACCATCGAGCAGTCAGAGGTCTCCAGCGAGGAGCTGACGGCTTCCAACGAAGAGATGCAGGCCATCAACGAGGAGTTGCGGTCGGCCAGCGAAGAACTGGAAACCAGCAAGGAAGAGCTGCAGTCGATCAACGAGGAACTGCTCACGGTCAACTACGAGCTGAAGAACAAGGTCGAGGAAACCGACAAGGTCAACGACTACCTCAGCAACCTGATCGCCTGCACCGAGATCGCCACGGTGTTCGTCGACCGCAACCTGCATATTCGCTGGTTCACGCCCCGCGCCACCGACCTCTTCAATATCCTGCCAGTCGATACCGGCCGTTCCCTGCTCGACATCACCCACTGCCTGGATTACCCGGCGCTGGCCGACGATGCCCGCGCCGTGGCCCAGGGCGAGGCCGTCATCGAGCGTGAAATCGGCGGCCAAAGCGATCACTGGTACCTGGCGCGCCTGCTGCCCTACCGCTCCAGCGAGCAGAAAATCGACGGCACGGTGCTGACCTTCATCGACATCAGCAGCAGCCATGCCGCCGAAGAGCGCGTGCGCCTGGGCGAAGAGCGCCTGAGCAAGCAGTTGGCCGAGACGCAGAGCACCAACCACATGAAGGACGAGTTCTTCGCCGTCATGTCCCATGAGCTCAAGCACCCGCTGAACCTGATCCAGCTCAATGCCGAAATCCTGCGCCGCCTGCCGTCGCTGCGCAACATCAGTGCAGCGAGCAAGGCCGTGGGTACCATTTGCGACGCGGTAACCAGCCAGGCGCGGATCATCGACGACCTGCTGGATGTGGCGCGCATTCGGACCGGCAAGCTTAAGCTCAAGACCCAACCTGTGGATCTGCTCGCCCTCCTGCAGGGCATCCATGATGTGGTGGTGAGCGAGCAACACCCCTGCCCGGTTCGCCTGGAGCTGCCCGCCGACACCCTGCCGGTGATGATCGAAGGTGACGTTACCCGCCTGGAGCAGATCATCTGGAACCTGCTCAACAACGCGCTGAAGTTCAGCCCGGCGGGCAATGAGATACGCTTGGTGCTGAGCCACGACGAAAACCACGCGCGGTTGCAGGTGATCGACCATGGCGTAGGCCTGAGCCACGACAGCCTCGAGCACATCTTCGACCTGTTCAGCCAGGCTACGCCGCAACAGGCCAGCCACAGCCGCGAGGGCCTGGGCATCGGCCTGTCGCTGGTACGGCAACTGGTCGAGGCCCATGGCGGTAGCGTACGCGCCAAGTCACCGGGGCTGGGCCTGGGCTGCACCTTTGAGGTCACCCTGCCACTTTGCGATACGCAACTCCCGCAGCGTGAGCAAGGCTCGGAGCCACTGAGCGAGGGCCGCCTTAATGGAATTCGCGTGTTGCTGGTGGACGATTCCGTAGAAGTGCTGGCGGTAATGCAGGAGCTGCTGGAAATGGAGAGCGCCACTGTCAATGCCTTCAGCAAGCCACGTGAGGCCCTGGACGCCGCTGCGGGTGAGGAATACGACATCATCCTGTCCGATATCGGCATGCCGGTGATGGACGGCCATGCGCTGATCAAGGCCCTGCGTGGCTACGTGCACCTTCGCCATACCCCGGCCATCGCCCTGACCGGCTATGGCGCCAGCGCCGACCAGTACAAGTCACGCCAGTCCGGCTTTGACCGGCACCTGAACAAACCGGTGGGCTATGACGAGCTGGTCGAGGCGATCGAGGCCCTCAGCGGTTCGGTGCCTTACTGA